In Monodelphis domestica isolate mMonDom1 chromosome 3, mMonDom1.pri, whole genome shotgun sequence, the following proteins share a genomic window:
- the VPS29 gene encoding vacuolar protein sorting-associated protein 29, which produces MLVLVLGDLHIPHRCNSLPAKFKKLLVPGKIQHILCTGNLCTKESYDYLKTLAGDVHIVRGDFDENLNYPEQKVVTVGQFKIGLIHGHQVIPWGDMASLALLQRQFDVDILISGHTHKFEAFEHENKFYINPGSATGAYNALETNIIPSFVLMDIQASTVVTYVYQLIGDDVKVERIEYKKS; this is translated from the exons TTGGTGTTAGTATTAGGAGACCTGCATATCCCCCACCGATGCAACAGTCTGCCAGCTAAATTCAAAAAACTGCTGGTGCCTGGAAAAATTCAGCACATCCTCTGCACTGGAAATCTTTGCACCAAAGAAAGTTATGACTATCTCAAGACTCTAGCTGGAGATGTCCACATTGTTAGAGGAGACTTTGATGAG AATCTGAATTATCCAGAACAGAAGGTTGTGACTGTTGGGCAGTTCAAAATTGGTTTGATCCATGGACATCAAGTTATTCCATGGGGCGATATGGCCAGCTTAGCATTGCTGCAAAGACAGTTTGATGTGGACATTCTCATTTcaggacacacacacaaatttgaGGCCTTTGAACATGAAAATAAGTTCTACATTAATCCAGGATCTGCCACTGGAGCCTATAATGCTCTGGAAAC aaaTATCATTCCTTCATTTGTACTGATGGATATCCAAGCTTCTACAGTTGTCACTTATGTGTATCAGCTAATTGGAGATGATGTGAAAGTAGAACGAATTGAATATAAAAAATCCTAA